The sequence TCGATCGAGATCACCTACGGGCTCGAGAGAATCGCTATGTACCTCCAGGAAGTCGATAACGTATACAACCTCGACTGGGGCAACGGCATCAAGTACGGCGATGTCCATCACCGGAGCGAGGTGGAGTTCTCGCAATACAACTTTGATTTTGCCGATACGGAATTGCTCATGAAGCAGTTCGAATCATACGAGAGGGAGGCGAAGAGACTGTCCAGTCTCGGGCTCGTTCTTCCCTCATACGAGTTCTGCCTCAAGTGTTCCCATACCTTCAACCTCCTCGATGCGCGGGGAGCGTTCTCCGTGACCGAGAGGACCGGATATATCGCGCGAGTACGGGCGATCGCGAAGCTCTGCGCCGAGGCGTTCTACAAACAGAGGGAAGAGATGGGCTTCCCGCTCCTCAGGGCCGATATGAAGGACGAGAAGAGGTAACAGAGATGGCAGAAGCTCCGGATAAGATATCGCTCCTCTTAGAGATAGGGACAGAGGAGATCCCTGCGCGGTTCCTCCCCCCCGCCATTCAGTTTCTGAAGGAGAAGGCGGCAGCGTTCCTGAGCGACTACTCTGTGGAGTTCTCGGGAATCAGGACGTACGGGACACCGCGAAGGCTTGCCCTCCTCGTTGACGGTATCCCGCATCTCCAGAAGGACAGGGTGAGAGAGGTCTTCGGACCGCCGAAGAAGGCGGCTTTCGACGGCGCCGGAAATCCCTCTCAGGCTGCAATCGGTTTTGCTGCTTCGCAGGGCGTCGATGTCTCCGCTCTCCAGATACGGAAGAAGGAAAAGGGAGAGTATATCGCAGCCGTAATCGAAGAGAAGGGAAGAGCCGTCAAAGAGGTCCTGCCGGAGATCCTCGAAAAGGTGGTCCGTTCACTCTCCTTCCCGAAGTCGATGCGCTGGGGTGACGGAAATCTCAGGTTCGTGAGACCGATACACTGGATGCTCGCCGTCTATGGCGCGGACGTCGTCCCCTTCGCCGTCGATGGTATCATGAGTTCCAATCTGACGAAGGGGCACCGGTTTCTCTCCCCTGGCTCCTTTGTCCTGAAGGATATCGTTACGTATATCAACCTCATGGAGAATAACTACGTAATCGTTGATCAGGAGGCCAGACAGAGAAAGATTACCGAAGGCATAACGCGTCTCTCGGGATCCGTGGAGGGAGTGCCGGTGTCGGACGAAGCCCTCCTCGCGACCGTGACATACCTTACCGAATACCCTGTCCCTTTCCTCTGCGAGTTCCCCCCGAAATACCTCGGGCTCCCGAAGGAACTCCTCATCACGGTCATGAGGGACCATCAGAAATTCTTCGCCGTTGAGGACGGAAGCGGGAGGCTCAAGAACCATTTCATCGTCGTCTCGAATACGAAGGAGGAGAATGCCGGGACGGTGAAGGCCGGCGCCGAACGGGTCATAAAGGCGCGGTTCGAAGATGCGCGCTTTTACTATGAGGAAGACCTCGGGAAGCCGCTCCATGC is a genomic window of Thermodesulfovibrionales bacterium containing:
- the glyS gene encoding glycine--tRNA ligase subunit beta — protein: MAEAPDKISLLLEIGTEEIPARFLPPAIQFLKEKAAAFLSDYSVEFSGIRTYGTPRRLALLVDGIPHLQKDRVREVFGPPKKAAFDGAGNPSQAAIGFAASQGVDVSALQIRKKEKGEYIAAVIEEKGRAVKEVLPEILEKVVRSLSFPKSMRWGDGNLRFVRPIHWMLAVYGADVVPFAVDGIMSSNLTKGHRFLSPGSFVLKDIVTYINLMENNYVIVDQEARQRKITEGITRLSGSVEGVPVSDEALLATVTYLTEYPVPFLCEFPPKYLGLPKELLITVMRDHQKFFAVEDGSGRLKNHFIVVSNTKEENAGTVKAGAERVIKARFEDARFYYEEDLGKPLHARIVEMKRVTFHDRLGSLYDKTERVVKIASFLASRLCPEKRETIERAALLS